The following coding sequences are from one Reyranella humidisoli window:
- the purH gene encoding bifunctional phosphoribosylaminoimidazolecarboxamide formyltransferase/IMP cyclohydrolase, with protein MSASTQYVPSPTPDLARIQRALISVSDKEGLVELGKALAAHGVEILSTGGSAKSLRDAGLKVVEVSDHTGFPEIMDGRVKTLQPSIHGGILARRTDAGHQKAMSDHKIAGIDLVVVNLYPFEATVARGADFPTCVENIDIGGPALIRASAKNHDFVTVVVDPKDYAPVLQELEANKGATTLKLRRTLAAKAYARTASYDSAIANWFAGQEGETFPERLTLSAERVQTLRYGENPHQKAAFYSDGSKRPGVATARMVQGKELSYNNIGDTESAYECVAEFAESAIVVVKHANPCGVAVDADQFTAYQKAYACDPVSIFGGIVAVNRTLEAKVAAELVKLFLEVVIAPDATPEALAILATKKNVRVLLAGALPDPTTAGMTLKSVAGGYLFQTRDNGHLTKADLKVVTKRSPTAKELDDLLFAFTVCKHVKSNAIVYAKDGATVGVGAGQMNRRDSSRIAAIRAAESGEAAGLKVSPAVGSVVASDAFFPFADGLLAAAEAGATAIIQPGGSMRDKEVIDAADEKGLAMVFTGMRHFRH; from the coding sequence ATGTCCGCCTCGACCCAGTACGTCCCCTCGCCCACGCCCGACCTGGCCCGTATCCAGCGCGCGTTGATCTCCGTCTCCGACAAGGAGGGCCTGGTCGAGCTGGGCAAGGCGCTGGCGGCGCACGGGGTCGAAATCCTCTCGACCGGCGGATCGGCCAAGTCGCTGCGCGACGCCGGCCTCAAGGTGGTCGAGGTGAGCGACCACACCGGCTTCCCCGAGATCATGGACGGGCGGGTGAAGACGCTGCAGCCCTCGATCCATGGCGGCATCCTCGCCCGCCGGACCGACGCGGGGCACCAGAAGGCGATGAGCGATCATAAAATCGCGGGTATCGATCTGGTGGTGGTGAACCTCTACCCGTTCGAGGCGACCGTAGCGCGCGGCGCCGACTTCCCGACCTGCGTCGAGAACATCGACATCGGCGGCCCAGCGCTGATCCGCGCCTCGGCCAAGAACCACGACTTCGTCACGGTCGTCGTCGATCCCAAGGACTATGCCCCGGTGCTGCAGGAGCTGGAGGCCAACAAGGGCGCGACGACCCTGAAGCTGCGCCGCACGCTCGCGGCCAAGGCCTATGCCCGCACCGCGTCCTACGATTCGGCGATCGCCAACTGGTTCGCTGGCCAGGAAGGCGAGACCTTCCCCGAGCGGCTGACCCTGTCGGCCGAGCGCGTGCAGACGCTGCGCTACGGCGAGAACCCGCACCAGAAGGCCGCCTTCTACAGCGACGGCAGCAAGCGGCCGGGCGTCGCCACGGCGCGCATGGTCCAGGGCAAGGAGCTGTCCTACAACAATATCGGCGACACCGAATCGGCTTACGAGTGTGTCGCGGAGTTCGCGGAATCGGCCATCGTCGTCGTGAAGCACGCCAACCCCTGCGGCGTGGCGGTCGATGCCGACCAGTTCACCGCCTACCAGAAAGCCTATGCCTGCGATCCGGTCTCGATCTTCGGCGGCATCGTCGCGGTCAACCGCACGCTCGAAGCCAAGGTCGCGGCCGAACTGGTGAAGCTGTTCCTCGAAGTGGTGATCGCGCCGGACGCGACGCCCGAGGCGCTGGCGATCCTCGCCACCAAGAAGAACGTGCGCGTGCTGCTGGCCGGCGCCCTGCCCGATCCGACGACGGCGGGCATGACGCTCAAGAGCGTGGCCGGCGGCTATCTCTTCCAGACGCGCGACAACGGCCACCTGACGAAGGCCGACCTCAAGGTCGTGACCAAGCGGTCGCCGACGGCGAAGGAACTCGACGACCTGCTGTTCGCGTTCACCGTCTGCAAGCACGTGAAGTCGAACGCCATCGTCTATGCCAAGGACGGCGCCACGGTGGGCGTCGGCGCCGGCCAGATGAACCGCCGCGACAGCTCCCGCATCGCCGCCATCCGCGCCGCCGAATCGGGCGAGGCCGCGGGCCTCAAGGTGAGCCCGGCGGTCGGCAGCGTCGTGGCGTCGGACGCCTTCTTCCCGTTCGCCGACGGGCTCCTGGCCGCCGCCGAAGCCGGCGCCACCGCGATCATCCAGCCGGGCGGCTCGATGCGCGACAAGGAAGTGATCGACGCGGCCGACGAAAAGGGCCTCGCGATGGTCTTCACCGGGATGCGGCACTTCCGGCATTAA
- a CDS encoding ketopantoate reductase family protein codes for MKILILGAGAIGGYVGGRLHQSGADVTFLVRAGRNESLQRDGLVIRSTKGDVTQKVKTVTSGSEGGPYDVVLLTCKAYDLDSAMDAIVPAVGANTTIVPLLNGMRHLEALDARFGADKVVGGLARVGVAMDGQGHILHTSPFAVISFGERDGKPARKALTDLDVAIKASGIDGGLNANIVQDLWDKWIMLCTLAATCCLMRGSSGDVLEADEGLAIVLETVEEGRQVGAAAGHDPGEKGLKTIRSFLTVKGSKFTASMLHDLEKGNMVEADHIVGDMIARAKKAGIATPNLRMAYAHLQVYLAKRARKLAP; via the coding sequence ATGAAGATCCTGATCCTCGGCGCCGGCGCGATCGGCGGCTATGTCGGCGGACGCCTGCACCAGAGCGGCGCCGATGTGACATTCCTCGTGCGTGCGGGTCGCAACGAGTCGCTGCAGCGCGACGGGCTGGTGATCAGGAGCACCAAGGGCGACGTCACCCAGAAGGTGAAGACGGTCACCAGTGGCAGCGAGGGCGGCCCGTACGACGTCGTGCTGCTGACCTGCAAGGCCTACGACCTCGACTCGGCGATGGACGCGATCGTCCCGGCGGTCGGCGCGAACACGACGATCGTGCCGCTGCTGAACGGCATGCGCCATCTCGAGGCGCTCGATGCCCGCTTCGGCGCGGACAAGGTGGTGGGCGGCCTGGCGAGGGTCGGCGTCGCCATGGATGGGCAGGGACACATCCTGCACACCAGTCCCTTCGCCGTGATCTCGTTCGGCGAGCGCGACGGCAAGCCCGCGCGCAAGGCCCTGACGGATCTCGATGTCGCCATCAAGGCATCGGGCATCGACGGCGGGCTGAACGCCAACATCGTCCAGGACCTCTGGGACAAGTGGATCATGCTGTGCACCCTGGCAGCGACCTGCTGCCTGATGCGCGGTTCTTCCGGCGACGTGCTCGAAGCCGACGAGGGTCTCGCGATCGTGCTGGAGACGGTCGAGGAAGGTCGCCAGGTCGGCGCCGCCGCCGGGCACGATCCCGGCGAAAAGGGCCTCAAGACGATCCGCTCGTTCCTGACCGTGAAGGGCTCGAAGTTCACCGCCTCGATGCTGCACGACCTCGAGAAGGGCAACATGGTCGAGGCCGACCACATCGTCGGCGACATGATCGCCCGCGCGAAAAAG
- a CDS encoding DNA recombination protein RmuC, with the protein MDVLTFALLAVVVLLALVLVVVLMRQGSGNREAEQRMQQQLGLALSQQAETVQRVEKSLREQEQALSKVVTERLDRTEKATGQIVTDLRERLVRIDEAQKKIGELSTQVVSLQEVLSNKQARGAFGEVQLNDLVQSALPPSAYDFQVTLSTGVRADCLLKLPNPPGSIAIDAKFPLESYSLLRAVPAGDAAALLAAQRAFQQAIRKHIADIRSKYIVPGETAESALMFLPSEAVYGELHANFTGLVEESYRARVWIVSPTTMMATLNTVRAVLKDVRMREQAGEIQKMVGLILGDVKRLDDRVDNLKKHFAQTEKDLREIDTSTTAITRRGERILAVDLGEEPTALPPKV; encoded by the coding sequence ATGGATGTCCTGACCTTCGCCCTCCTCGCCGTCGTCGTCCTGCTGGCCCTCGTCCTGGTCGTGGTGCTGATGCGCCAGGGCAGCGGTAACCGCGAGGCCGAGCAGCGCATGCAGCAGCAGCTCGGCCTGGCCCTCAGCCAGCAGGCCGAAACCGTCCAGCGGGTCGAGAAGTCGCTGCGCGAACAGGAGCAGGCGCTGTCCAAGGTCGTCACCGAACGGCTGGACCGGACCGAGAAGGCGACGGGCCAGATCGTGACCGACCTGCGCGAGCGGCTGGTCCGCATCGACGAGGCGCAGAAGAAGATCGGCGAGCTGTCGACCCAGGTCGTCAGCCTGCAGGAAGTCCTGTCCAACAAGCAGGCCCGCGGCGCCTTCGGCGAGGTCCAGCTGAACGACCTGGTCCAGAGCGCCCTGCCGCCCTCGGCCTACGATTTCCAGGTGACGCTCTCGACCGGCGTGCGCGCCGACTGCCTGCTGAAGCTGCCCAACCCTCCGGGCTCGATCGCCATCGACGCGAAGTTCCCGCTGGAAAGCTATAGCCTGCTGCGCGCCGTGCCGGCCGGCGATGCGGCCGCGCTGTTGGCGGCGCAGCGCGCCTTCCAGCAGGCGATTCGCAAGCACATCGCCGACATCCGCAGCAAATACATCGTGCCCGGCGAGACCGCCGAATCGGCGCTGATGTTCCTGCCCTCGGAAGCAGTCTATGGCGAGCTGCACGCCAATTTCACCGGCCTGGTCGAGGAATCCTACCGGGCCCGGGTGTGGATCGTGTCGCCGACCACCATGATGGCCACCCTCAACACCGTGCGCGCCGTCCTGAAGGACGTGCGCATGCGCGAGCAGGCGGGCGAAATCCAGAAGATGGTCGGCTTGATCCTGGGCGACGTGAAGCGTCTCGACGACCGGGTCGACAATCTCAAGAAGCACTTCGCGCAGACCGAAAAGGACCTGCGCGAGATCGACACCTCGACGACGGCGATCACCCGCCGCGGCGAACGCATCCTCGCCGTCGATCTCGGCGAGGAGCCGACGGCACTGCCGCCGAAGGTTTAG
- a CDS encoding antibiotic biosynthesis monooxygenase, translating into MSAFNAVRFRVKPGRDQAFLDAHKDIAQAWPGLVHANIIKTGDRSYCLIAEWPDMDACVAARPAMIATLNSFRDTLEDLGNGLGVTDAAAGAVVLAPK; encoded by the coding sequence ATGTCTGCATTCAATGCAGTGCGTTTCCGCGTAAAGCCTGGTCGCGATCAGGCGTTCCTGGATGCCCACAAGGACATCGCCCAGGCATGGCCGGGCTTGGTGCATGCAAACATCATTAAGACCGGCGATCGCTCCTACTGCCTGATCGCCGAGTGGCCGGACATGGACGCCTGCGTCGCGGCGCGGCCCGCCATGATCGCGACCCTCAATTCCTTCCGCGACACGCTCGAAGACCTGGGCAACGGTCTCGGGGTCACGGATGCCGCGGCGGGCGCGGTCGTTCTGGCGCCGAAATAG
- a CDS encoding NAD(P)/FAD-dependent oxidoreductase has protein sequence MNKADIFHPDFKAQPWWWEAWTPNNALSVDPPAKTDVVIVGAGYGGLSTALELRRNGIDCVVLERGVFGIGASTRNGGMLSGGTNIAKGLGGKNPKVEAEFEANKAAFLGSGADSLQTLIDIIHREKIDCGLITNGRFTGAWTPKHYDDQARKVEMFNKYANVGAEMIPRERVREMMASDYYYGGMYVRAGGNLHPARYYKGLLEAAHTQGAVLCGNVEAERIEKTTVGWRVLTAKGPIACREVVIATNGYTGDLTPKLKMRVVPVASHIIATEELPMPATDLIPLQRSIGDTKRVLTYYRPSPDGKQMIFGGRARFTAAPPEVSAPILYQYMIDRFPQLKGIRITHVWTGNVAFALDSMSHMGQDDGMHYLLACNGSGVAMMTYLGTQTAKKIAGGSNVPVNAFDGREFPEHPLYNGDPSLYLPLIGALYRTQDWLDRKLAG, from the coding sequence ATGAACAAAGCCGACATCTTCCATCCCGACTTCAAGGCGCAACCCTGGTGGTGGGAGGCGTGGACGCCCAACAACGCGCTGAGCGTCGATCCACCCGCGAAGACCGACGTGGTGATCGTGGGCGCCGGCTATGGCGGCCTGTCGACGGCGCTGGAACTGCGGCGCAACGGCATCGACTGCGTGGTACTGGAACGCGGCGTGTTCGGCATCGGCGCCTCGACGCGCAACGGCGGCATGCTCTCGGGCGGCACCAACATCGCCAAGGGCCTGGGCGGCAAGAACCCCAAGGTCGAGGCCGAGTTCGAGGCCAACAAGGCGGCGTTCCTGGGCAGCGGCGCCGATTCGCTGCAGACGCTGATCGACATCATCCATCGCGAGAAGATCGACTGCGGCCTGATCACCAACGGCCGCTTCACCGGCGCCTGGACGCCCAAGCACTACGACGACCAGGCGCGCAAGGTCGAGATGTTCAACAAGTACGCCAATGTCGGCGCCGAGATGATCCCGCGCGAGCGGGTGCGCGAGATGATGGCGTCCGACTATTACTACGGCGGCATGTACGTCAGGGCCGGCGGCAATCTCCACCCCGCGCGCTACTACAAGGGCCTGCTCGAGGCGGCACACACGCAGGGCGCGGTGCTGTGCGGCAACGTCGAGGCCGAGCGGATCGAAAAGACGACTGTCGGCTGGCGCGTGCTGACGGCCAAGGGCCCGATCGCCTGCAGGGAAGTCGTGATCGCGACCAACGGCTATACCGGCGACCTGACCCCGAAGCTGAAGATGCGCGTGGTGCCGGTGGCGAGCCACATCATCGCCACCGAAGAGCTGCCGATGCCGGCGACGGATCTCATTCCGCTGCAGCGCTCGATCGGCGACACCAAGCGCGTGCTGACCTATTACCGGCCCTCGCCCGACGGCAAGCAGATGATCTTCGGCGGCCGCGCCCGCTTCACCGCCGCGCCGCCGGAAGTGAGTGCGCCGATCCTGTACCAGTACATGATCGACCGCTTCCCTCAGCTGAAGGGCATCCGCATCACCCATGTGTGGACGGGCAACGTCGCCTTCGCGCTCGATTCGATGTCGCACATGGGCCAGGACGACGGCATGCACTACCTGCTGGCCTGCAACGGCAGCGGCGTCGCGATGATGACCTATCTCGGCACGCAGACGGCGAAGAAGATCGCCGGCGGCTCCAACGTGCCGGTCAATGCCTTCGACGGCCGGGAGTTTCCCGAGCACCCGCTCTACAACGGCGATCCCTCGCTCTATCTGCCGCTGATCGGCGCGCTCTACCGCACGCAGGACTGGCTCGACCGCAAGCTGGCGGGCTGA
- a CDS encoding pyrimidine 5'-nucleotidase, translated as MARKYDPPAHDPDVWLFDLDNTLYPARCNLFSQIDVRIGRYIADWLKVTPEEARVVQKQYWRDHGTSMRGMMSLHGVDPTHYLDYVHDIDYSPVEANPALEASLRALPGRKLIFTAGDVPHAERVMERLGVSHHFEAIFDIAAGEYWPKPHPQIYDALVKKHGVDPTRAAFADDISVNLKPAADIGMRTVWIRTDESVKRATDSDLSHIHHQTDDLATWLDDWLTERNLKT; from the coding sequence ATGGCTCGCAAATACGATCCCCCCGCGCACGATCCGGACGTGTGGCTGTTCGATCTGGACAACACGCTCTATCCGGCGCGCTGCAATCTGTTCTCGCAGATCGACGTGCGCATCGGGCGCTACATCGCCGACTGGCTGAAGGTCACGCCCGAAGAGGCGCGGGTCGTGCAGAAGCAGTACTGGCGCGACCACGGCACCTCGATGCGCGGGATGATGAGCCTGCACGGCGTCGATCCCACGCACTATCTCGATTACGTCCACGACATCGACTACTCGCCGGTCGAGGCCAATCCCGCGCTCGAAGCCTCGCTGCGCGCGCTGCCGGGCCGCAAGCTCATCTTCACCGCCGGCGACGTGCCGCACGCCGAGCGCGTGATGGAGCGGCTGGGCGTGTCGCATCACTTCGAGGCGATCTTCGACATCGCCGCGGGCGAATACTGGCCCAAGCCGCATCCGCAGATCTACGACGCGCTGGTGAAGAAGCACGGCGTCGATCCGACCCGCGCCGCCTTCGCCGACGACATTTCCGTCAACCTGAAGCCCGCCGCCGACATCGGCATGCGCACGGTGTGGATCCGCACCGACGAGAGCGTGAAGCGCGCGACCGACAGCGATCTCAGCCACATCCATCACCAGACCGACGACCTCGCCACATGGCTCGACGACTGGCTGACCGAAAGGAACCTCAAGACGTGA
- a CDS encoding NAD/NADP octopine/nopaline dehydrogenase family protein, whose amino-acid sequence MKVGIVGAGAIAFGMAALLEQAGHGATLWSPSGERTRALAAGEPLVAAGAIEGTFKPGIATSAAAVVSGADVILIALPAYGHKHVFDAIAPHIAATQTVIVSSHASFGALYLSRLLAARGAAISIIAWGTTLVSGRQTGPAKVQVNTVRKTVDLATLPTSRSAEGLALCQSLFGDRFVDRGSLLAIALSNLNPTIHMGIALGNMTRMEKAEAWGQAESVTPNVGRLLEELDRERLAIAASLGLDVRTIFQHLHLSFGVPYGSASEMHQAMHVIGKGGAGPTTADSRYVTEDVPFGLVPTAKLGRLTSHPAPLHEAGIALFSAMYGRDFTAENDLLAALDIDALSLGQLQTRCRDGYSH is encoded by the coding sequence ATGAAGGTTGGTATCGTCGGCGCGGGCGCGATCGCGTTTGGAATGGCGGCGCTTCTCGAACAGGCGGGACACGGCGCGACACTGTGGTCGCCGTCGGGCGAGCGCACCAGGGCCTTGGCCGCGGGCGAGCCTCTCGTCGCCGCTGGCGCCATCGAAGGCACGTTCAAGCCCGGTATCGCCACGAGCGCGGCAGCGGTCGTATCTGGCGCCGACGTGATCCTGATCGCCCTGCCGGCCTATGGGCACAAGCACGTCTTCGATGCGATCGCACCGCACATCGCGGCAACGCAGACCGTGATCGTGAGTTCGCACGCTTCGTTCGGCGCGCTCTACCTCTCGCGCCTGCTTGCCGCCCGAGGTGCCGCGATTTCGATCATCGCCTGGGGCACGACGCTGGTGAGCGGCCGCCAGACCGGGCCTGCAAAGGTGCAAGTGAACACGGTGCGCAAGACGGTCGATCTCGCCACGTTGCCCACCTCGCGCAGCGCCGAGGGTCTCGCCCTCTGCCAGTCCCTGTTCGGCGACCGCTTCGTCGACCGGGGAAGCCTGCTCGCCATCGCACTCAGCAATCTCAATCCGACGATCCACATGGGCATAGCGCTCGGCAACATGACGCGCATGGAAAAGGCCGAGGCGTGGGGCCAGGCCGAGAGCGTGACGCCCAATGTCGGCCGCCTGCTGGAGGAACTCGACCGCGAGCGGCTCGCCATCGCCGCGTCGCTCGGCCTGGATGTGCGCACGATCTTCCAGCACCTGCACCTCTCCTTCGGCGTGCCCTACGGCTCGGCCTCGGAGATGCATCAGGCGATGCACGTCATCGGCAAGGGCGGCGCTGGCCCGACGACCGCCGACAGCCGCTACGTCACCGAGGACGTGCCCTTCGGCCTGGTCCCGACCGCAAAGCTCGGCCGCCTCACCAGCCATCCCGCGCCGCTGCATGAAGCGGGCATTGCGCTATTCTCGGCGATGTACGGGAGAGATTTCACCGCCGAGAATGACCTCCTCGCCGCTCTCGATATCGACGCGCTCTCGCTCGGCCAACTCCAGACGCGCTGCCGCGATGGTTATTCGCACTGA
- the htpX gene encoding zinc metalloprotease HtpX: MNYFKTALLLAALTGFFLVAGYLMGGQTGLVIAFVVALGMNIFAYWNSDQMVLRMANAQEVGPENAPELFNIVHELTQRAGLPMPRVYLIAEDQPNAFATGRDPEHAAVAATTGLLRNLSREEVAGVMAHELAHVRHRDTLIMTVAATLSGAIGMLASFGGLMGGGRDSEGRPLVNPIVAIAAMILAPMAAMLVQMAISRGREYEADRMGAEICGEPHWLASALAKLHAGTQQIHNEAAERNPATAHMYIANPLAAAGGMSSLFSTHPPMEERIARLQAMASQSRAQSRSAAPPRASGPWATAPQAPRRGPWG, translated from the coding sequence ATGAATTACTTCAAGACCGCGCTTCTGCTCGCCGCGCTGACGGGCTTTTTCCTCGTGGCCGGGTATCTCATGGGAGGCCAGACCGGCCTCGTCATTGCCTTTGTCGTGGCGCTGGGCATGAACATTTTTGCCTACTGGAACAGCGACCAGATGGTCCTGCGCATGGCCAACGCGCAGGAGGTCGGGCCGGAGAACGCGCCCGAGCTGTTCAACATCGTCCACGAACTGACGCAGCGCGCCGGTCTGCCGATGCCGCGCGTCTACCTGATCGCCGAGGACCAGCCGAACGCCTTCGCGACCGGCCGCGACCCCGAGCATGCCGCCGTGGCGGCCACCACCGGCCTGCTGCGCAACCTGAGCCGCGAGGAAGTCGCGGGCGTGATGGCGCATGAGCTGGCCCACGTCCGCCACCGCGACACGCTGATCATGACCGTGGCGGCGACCCTGTCGGGCGCCATCGGCATGCTGGCGAGCTTCGGCGGCCTGATGGGCGGCGGCCGCGATTCCGAGGGCCGGCCGCTGGTCAACCCGATCGTCGCCATCGCCGCGATGATCCTGGCGCCGATGGCCGCCATGCTGGTGCAGATGGCGATCAGCCGCGGCCGCGAATACGAGGCTGACCGGATGGGCGCGGAGATCTGCGGCGAGCCGCATTGGCTCGCCTCGGCGCTGGCCAAGCTGCATGCCGGCACGCAGCAGATCCACAACGAGGCGGCCGAGCGCAATCCGGCGACCGCGCACATGTACATCGCCAACCCGCTGGCGGCGGCCGGCGGCATGTCGAGCCTGTTCTCGACCCACCCGCCGATGGAGGAGCGCATCGCGCGCCTGCAGGCGATGGCCAGCCAGAGCCGCGCCCAGTCCCGGTCGGCCGCGCCACCGCGGGCGAGCGGCCCGTGGGCGACAGCCCCGCAGGCGCCGCGCCGCGGCCCGTGGGGTTAA
- a CDS encoding threonine ammonia-lyase, whose product MTDTLPVSLADVRAAAARIKGAVVHTPCLRSETLSRIAQADIWVKFENLQFTASFKERGALNTLLQLTDEERRRGVIAMSAGNHAQGVAYHAGRLGIPATIVMPSFTPNTKVKHTRDHGARVVLKGDTLSEAAAEAHRLADTERLVFVHPYDDPRIIAGQGTIALEMLADAPEIDTLVVPVGGGGMLAGCAVAARGLKPDVKMIGVESAGYSAMRQLLAGETVTVGGDTIAEGIAVRDIGQTPLAIARALVDRVLAVDEVAIERAIALFLEVEKTVAEGAGAAGLAALLAHPEVFKGRKVGLILCGGNIDTRLLASVLLRGLVRDGRIVRLRLMIGDAPGQLARVAGLIGGAGGNIVEVLHQRLFGVVAKATELDVTVETRDRAHLGELLAALQSDGFKVRVLEGADA is encoded by the coding sequence ATGACCGACACCCTCCCCGTTTCTTTGGCCGACGTCCGCGCCGCCGCCGCGCGCATCAAGGGTGCCGTCGTCCATACGCCCTGCCTGCGCAGCGAGACACTGTCGCGCATCGCCCAGGCCGATATCTGGGTGAAGTTCGAGAACCTGCAGTTCACCGCCTCCTTCAAGGAGCGCGGCGCGCTCAACACACTGCTGCAGCTCACCGACGAGGAGCGCCGCCGCGGCGTCATCGCCATGTCAGCCGGCAACCATGCGCAGGGCGTCGCCTACCACGCGGGACGTCTCGGCATTCCCGCGACCATCGTGATGCCGTCCTTCACGCCCAACACCAAGGTGAAGCACACGCGCGACCACGGCGCGCGGGTGGTGCTGAAGGGCGACACGCTGTCGGAAGCCGCGGCCGAGGCGCACCGCCTGGCCGACACGGAGAGACTGGTCTTCGTCCATCCCTACGACGATCCGCGCATCATCGCGGGCCAGGGCACGATCGCGCTGGAGATGCTGGCGGACGCGCCGGAGATCGACACGCTGGTCGTCCCGGTCGGCGGCGGCGGCATGCTGGCGGGCTGCGCCGTCGCGGCGCGCGGCTTGAAGCCCGACGTAAAAATGATCGGCGTCGAATCGGCCGGCTACTCGGCCATGCGCCAGCTCCTGGCCGGCGAGACAGTGACGGTGGGCGGCGACACGATCGCCGAGGGCATCGCCGTGCGCGACATCGGCCAGACGCCGCTTGCCATCGCGCGCGCCCTGGTCGACCGGGTACTGGCGGTCGATGAGGTGGCAATCGAGCGCGCCATCGCACTGTTCCTCGAGGTCGAGAAGACCGTGGCCGAGGGCGCGGGCGCCGCGGGCCTCGCGGCCCTGCTGGCCCATCCCGAGGTCTTCAAGGGCCGCAAGGTCGGGCTGATCCTCTGCGGCGGCAACATCGACACCCGCCTGCTGGCCTCGGTCCTGCTGCGCGGGCTGGTCCGCGACGGCCGCATCGTGCGGCTGCGCCTGATGATCGGCGATGCGCCGGGCCAGCTCGCCCGCGTGGCCGGCCTGATCGGCGGGGCCGGCGGCAACATCGTCGAAGTGCTGCACCAGCGGTTGTTCGGCGTGGTCGCCAAGGCCACCGAACTCGACGTCACCGTCGAAACCCGCGATCGCGCCCACCTGGGCGAACTCCTGGCCGCCCTCCAATCCGACGGCTTCAAGGTCCGCGTCCTGGAGGGCGCGGACGCGTAA
- a CDS encoding DUF1674 domain-containing protein: MTEPTKPTPPEPPAPSSKTDAAATPPVPPEKPKKVEEIGGPPGPEPTRYGDWQFNGKVTDF; encoded by the coding sequence ATGACCGAACCCACCAAGCCCACGCCGCCGGAACCGCCGGCACCATCATCCAAGACGGACGCCGCCGCCACACCGCCCGTCCCGCCCGAGAAGCCGAAGAAGGTCGAGGAGATCGGCGGCCCGCCCGGCCCCGAGCCCACGCGCTATGGCGACTGGCAGTTCAACGGGAAAGTGACCGACTTCTGA
- a CDS encoding ketopantoate reductase family protein: MKILILGAGAVGGYWGARLTQAGIDTTFLLREKRAETVRSAGLVVKSPKGDAVVPVKVVTKGSEGGPYDVIVLACKAYDLDSAMDSIAPAVGPDTVIVPMLNGHAHFATLDGKFGAARVAGGLARISGMLGPNGEILHSGASGVSFGERDGKPARASLVALDAACKKAGIDGGLNTNINQDLWDKWIMLATIAGMCASMRGTIGDIMESEDGADIVRETLEESRKVAVAEGQPPSDKVVANLQGMLTAKGSKAVASILGDMEKGGAAEGKQIVGDMLGRARKHGIAAPNLRYAYVHLQTYEARRARGGLK, encoded by the coding sequence GTGAAGATCCTGATTCTCGGCGCCGGCGCGGTCGGCGGCTATTGGGGCGCGCGCCTCACCCAGGCCGGCATCGACACCACCTTCCTGCTGCGCGAGAAGCGCGCCGAGACGGTGCGAAGCGCCGGCCTCGTCGTGAAGAGCCCGAAGGGCGACGCCGTGGTGCCGGTCAAGGTCGTGACCAAGGGCAGCGAGGGCGGGCCCTATGACGTCATCGTGCTGGCCTGCAAGGCCTACGACCTCGACTCGGCGATGGACTCGATCGCGCCCGCGGTCGGGCCCGACACGGTCATCGTGCCGATGCTGAACGGCCACGCCCATTTCGCCACGCTCGACGGCAAGTTCGGCGCGGCGCGCGTGGCCGGCGGCCTTGCCCGCATCTCCGGCATGCTGGGTCCCAACGGCGAGATCCTGCACAGCGGCGCCTCGGGCGTGTCGTTCGGCGAGCGTGATGGCAAGCCGGCGCGCGCGTCGCTGGTCGCGCTCGATGCCGCCTGCAAGAAGGCCGGCATCGACGGCGGGCTCAACACCAACATCAACCAGGATCTCTGGGACAAATGGATCATGCTGGCGACGATCGCCGGCATGTGCGCCTCGATGCGCGGCACGATCGGCGACATCATGGAGAGCGAGGACGGCGCCGATATCGTGCGCGAGACGCTCGAAGAGAGCCGCAAGGTCGCCGTGGCCGAGGGCCAGCCGCCGAGCGACAAGGTCGTCGCCAACCTGCAGGGCATGCTGACCGCCAAGGGCTCGAAGGCCGTGGCCTCGATCCTGGGCGACATGGAGAAGGGCGGCGCGGCCGAGGGCAAGCAGATCGTCGGCGACATGCTGGGGCGCGCCCGCAAGCACGGCATCGCTGCGCCCAACCTGCGTTACGCCTATGTCCATCTGCAGACCTACGAAGCGCGCCGGGCGCGCGGCGGACTGAAATAG